A portion of the Daphnia magna isolate NIES linkage group LG4, ASM2063170v1.1, whole genome shotgun sequence genome contains these proteins:
- the LOC116920979 gene encoding uncharacterized protein LOC116920979 codes for MKLSVFLLILVAASHQQYLAQNMFRLPWISTRFAQQQPIEYPYYYNPRYHDDSYSGPDATPVIIVNRVNEEHPRASTDRMMNTGDRSQQFDDMRVEPRVKNYGHRQQDLTFGNKPQNRFFFTKQYHPYKTATLTITSTCTAITFRTCVPRANFRPPLPAPVPNCRRKRQAESDLLEDDLDNQFAIDPSQVQLVMPTEQPMKVSFIHDGREITREIMSSKEEEGRGRRLVDASEMQMRNKKRFLYLVPSVLVAETTITSWSVLSTIITSTFVPAENFLCLPPGFTICP; via the exons ATGAAGTTGTCcgtttttctgttgattttggTCGCTGCTTCCCACCAGCAATACCTGGCTCAGAATATGTTCCGTTTGCCATGGATTTCGACGCGGTTCGCTCAACAGCAGCCCATCGAATATCCTTATTACTACAATCCTCGTTACCATGACGACAGCTATTCCGGTCCCGACGCGACACCCGTCATCATCGTGAATCGAGTTAATGAGGAACATCCAAGAGCATCAACCGATCGGATGATGAATACCGGAGATAGAAGTCAGCAGTTTGATGATATGCGCGTCGAGCCCAGAGTTAAAAACTACGGACATAGACAACAAGATTTGACGTTCGGCAATAAGCCgcaaaatcgttttttttttacgaaacAGTACCACCCGTACAAGACGGCTACGTTGACCATTACTTCTACGTGCACGGCTATTACCTTCAGGACGTGCGTTCCACGAGCCAATTTTCGTCCACCGCTGCCCGCTCCCGTTCCCAATTGTCGTCGCAAAAGGCAAGCTGAATCCGATTTACTGGAAGATGATCTTGATAATCAATTCGCTATCGATCCCAGTCAAGTGCAACT AGTAATGCCAACGGAGCAGCCGATGAAAGTGTCTTTTATCCACGACGGACGTGAAATTACGCGTGAAATCATGTCTTCTAAGGAAGAGGAAGGACGTGGCAGGCGATTGGTGGACGCGTCCGAGATGCAGATGAGAAACAAGAAGCGATTTTTGTACTTGGTGCCGAGTGTTCTGGTGGCAGAAACAACCATCACTTCGTGGTCGGTACTTTCAACTATTATCACCAGCACTTTCGTTCCAGCAGAGAATTTCCTATGCTTGCCTCCTGGCTTCACAATTTGCCCTTAA
- the LOC116920973 gene encoding uncharacterized protein LOC116920973: MEFTFIVLSALVAVTEQQFRQHPGEGMFWLAPYYSRQSATINDYLSSNYNNDELEMPCFRQLQRTDPGSKEADPKLRNKELIRYQPLPPNNARFVVNFSSRTHLLNKVNTITFTITSSVTFTKVQSCIPSNQFFPNFASVICRRKRAEIVESITNWKDIQLAIKPTYVQPVEPTVILALNLLTENAELPLISSSKDEDLLNEKQSSQEMPLSKQSRMKRLFFHLVTTTTVVSYTFFSATSTKTVNLLSVVGQGPGYLICRPEGFSVCSSTSTINT, encoded by the exons ATGGAATTTACCTTCATCGTGTTATCAGCCCTTGTGGCCGTCACTGAACAGCAATTCCGTCAGCATCCAGGTGAAGGAATGTTTTGGTTGGCACCTTATTATTCACGGCAATCAGCCACAATCAATGACTATTTATCCTCCAACTACAATAACGACGAACTGGAAATGCCTTGTTTTCGTCAACTGCAA AGGACTGATCCTGGTAGTAAAGAGGCGGACCCCAAACTAAGAAACAAAGAATTAATTCGCTATCAACCATTACCTCCGAATAACGCTCGATTTGTCGTCAATTTCTCGAGCCGAACGCATTTGTTGAATAAAGTGAACACGATCACGTTCACGATAACGTCATCCGTGACATTTACCAAAGTCCAATCATGCATTCCAAGTAACCagttttttccaaattttgctagCGTGATATGCCGTCGTAAGCGAGCCGAAATTGTGGAATCAATCACTAATTGGAAAGACATTCAATTAGCCATCAAACCAACTTACGTACAGCC AGTTGAACCGACGGTTATTTTAGCGTTGAATCTGCTGACGGAAAACGCGGAACTTCCACTAATCAGTTCGTCCAAAGACGAGGACCTTCTGAACGAGAAGCAGAGCTCGCAAGAAATGCCACTATCGAAACAATCGAGAATGAAAAGATTGTTTTTTCACCTTGTCACAACTACAACAGTTGTCAGTTACACGTTTTTTTCAGCAACCAGCACAAAAACGGTCAATCTTTTGAGTGTTGTTGGGCAAGGACCAGGGTACCTGATTTGCCGTCCTGAAGGTTTCTCGGTTTGCTCTTCAACAAGCACCATCAACACCTAA
- the LOC116920962 gene encoding uncharacterized protein LOC116920962, giving the protein MSLLFELSASRPSSARNKFAIPDMCLYKEGDSPSFEHLLLRRISEMKFALILLLGLLVFSNQQFFQLLEKERLLWWLFHYPPRPVFHNYNYQPVKNHDTEDSRAATYIDRWSHSPGIPAYSQDKQPYLNAMENVNNVNEDQFPDVQSRGKLGKGRFLPSFFQRLKAQYNHPRIVISKASRTNLLKKMKTVTFTLVSTLTIVTVQSCIPISEFTSGWAGAICRKRRGFLESSDSKSETSQFAIAPSGVQPVEQTVLSSPRDPTAAENGPFVNDPAVNHGVISSKDEDILDDFSNVTLKAVVYLREKRFFSHLVTTTTSISYALLNLTVTKTVNLLNPNPFFPPIGQLACLPQGFVVCSNFSTTPPPIPSFP; this is encoded by the exons ATGTCACTTTTGTTTGAGCTCTCCGCAAGCAGGCCTTCATCCGCAAGGAACAAGTTCGCCATACCGGATATGTGCTTATATAAAGAGGGCGATAGTCCTTCGTTTGAGCATCTCTTGTTGCGAAGAATCTCCGAA ATGAAATTCGCGTTGATTTTGCTGTTGGGTCTTCTCGTATTCTCCAATCAACAGTTTTTTCAGCtactagaaaaagaaaggttACTTTGGTGGTTATTTCATTACCCACCACGACCCGTATTTCATAACTACAATTACCAACCTGTTAAAAATCACGATACGGAAGATAGCAGGGCGGCCACATATATCGATCGTTGGTCACATTCGCCAGGAATTCCAGCCTATTCACAA GATAAGCAACCGTACTTGAATGCCATGGAAAACGTAAACAATGTGAACGAAGATCAATTTCCAGATGTTCAATCACGAGGCAAACTGGGCAAAGGCCGTTTTCTGCCTTCGTTTTTTCAACGGCTGAAAGCGCAATACAATCATCCGCGAATCGTCATCAGCAAGGCCAGTCGAACTAATCTgctgaaaaaaatgaaaacggtTACATTCACGTTGGTGTCAACTTTGACGATCGTCACGGTGCAATCGTGCATTCCGATTAGCGAGTTTACTTCCGGTTGGGCAGGCGCGATTTGTCGTAAACGACGTGGATTTTTAGAGTCCTCAGATTCTAAATCAGAAACGAGCCAGTTTGCCATCGCTCCGTCAGGCGTACAACC AGTGGAGCAAACTGTTCTATCGTCGCCAAGAGATCCAACGGCAGCAGAAAACGGACCATTCGTAAACGATCCGGCAGTGAATCACGGCGTTATTTCTTCGAAAGATGAAGACATTCTTGATGACTTTTCGAACGTCACGCTAAAGGCGGTGGTGTATTTAAGagagaaaaggtttttttccCATCTTGTGACGACGACGACATCCATCAGTTACGCATTACTGAATCTAACAGTCACGAAAACAGTTAACTTGTTGAACCCAAACCCATTTTTTCCTCCGATAGGACAGTTAGCTTGCCTTCCTCAGGGTTTTGTTGTCTGCTCTAACTtcagtactacaccaccaccaATACCCTCCTTCCCTTAA